The window TTTAATTGTATCGAAATGTCTTCAAAACAATAGTTCTCGATACAAAATGCAGAAAAAGCATTTCACTCCAACTGACGTGACCTGATTACTCTTACTTCTGTTATCTAGTCTTACTTAATCTAATATAGATTTTAAGTTATTACATCACTACTCAACATAACTAACATGTTAACATAACGATAAACACAACGTCACATCGAGTGATTTGTGAGGCACGAGCAAATTGTATCGAGATGTCCTCAAAACAATAGTTCTCGATACAAAATGCAAAAAAAGCATTTCACTCGAACTGACGTGACCTGATTACTCTCGCTTCTGTTATCTTTTTCTACTCAATTTGTTCTACTCAATCTAATATAGACTTTGATATATAACTTCACTAATAACCATAACTCCAAAACAAACATAACGATAAACATAACGTCACATCGAGTGGTTTGTGAGGCACGAACAAATTGTATCGAGATGTCCTTAAAACAATAGTTCTCGATACTAAATGCTGAAAAAGCATTTCACTCGAACTGACGTGACCTGATTACTCTTGCGGTCATTATCCGGTCTTACTGAATCTAACATAAAGCTTAAACTATTACAAGACCACAAACACTAACATATCGATAAACACAACGTCACATCGAGTGGTTTGTAAGGCACGAGCAAATTGTATCGAGATGTCCTCAAAACAATAGTTCTCGATACTAAATGCAAAAAAAGCATTTCACTCGAACTGACGTGACCTGATTACTCTTGCGGTCATTACCCGGTCTTACTGAATCTAATATAAAGCTTAAACTATTACAAGACCACAAACACTAATACACCGATAAACAAAACGCCACATCAAGTGGTTTGTGAGGCACGAGCAAATTGTATCGCGATATTTCACCTCTTCCATTTATAAGATTACTTCGATCCTCGTAATGACGGTTAAATAAAAAACTAGTCTAACATTTTTACATTATTTGCTTTAAAACGATTATCCATTACTACTCCCGTGACCTCAGCTTTTCTAATCACTTCGCAAAAACCAGTCCCTTCAGCGTGCGCATCTCCAAAATCATCAATATCTGCACCATCAACAAAATAGGCTTTGTCATCAAATCGAACAGCTAGACTACAACCATCCTCAGAAGTTAAGCCAAACTGACACTGACCACAGGAGATTTCAACAACTTTAACTTCCTCTTTTTTGTTACATGCTAAGCATAAAAACAAGGCAAAAACTAAACTTATATTTTTCATGACTTGTAGGTTTTTATTTTTTTTTGAAATTGTGTTATTCTGTTGATTCTCGATACAAAATACTGAAAAAGCACTTGACTCGAACTGACAAGACCTGATTACTCAGGCCTGTCTTATTCTATTAATTATCTTAATTGTTATCTCAATAAAGAGATTGCTTCGTGCCTCGCAATGACGTTTGCCTCCTAATTACCCAACTATATTTACAATCTTACCTGGCACTACAATTATTTTTTTAGGTGTACGTCCATCCAATTGCGCAATGGTTTTTTCATTAGCCATAACTGCTTTTTCAATTTCGTCTTTAGACATATCCATTGGTAACTCTAACGTAAAACGCATTTTTCCGTTAAACGAAATTGGATAATTCTTACTACTTTCTACTAAATGACTCGCCTCAAATATCGGAAATGGTGCAGTAGCAATTGAGTCTTGATTACCTAATTGACTATATAATTCTTCAGTAATATGTGGTGCATAAGGCGATAATAACACCAATAAAGGCTCTAACACTTCTTTGCTTGTACATTTTTGTGCAGTCAACTCGTTAACAGCAATCATAAAGGTAGATACAGACGTATTAAAAGAAAAATTCTCAATATCCTCCTGTACTTTTTTAATGGTTTTATGTAATGTTTTTAAGTTGTCTTTTGTTGGCGCTGCATCATTTACAATTAACCCCGTTTCTCCAATATATAATTTCCATAGCTTTTTAAGGAAACCATGAACGCCTGTAATACCCGCAGTATTCCAAGGCTTAGCTTGTTCTAATGGTCCTAAAAACATTTCGTACAAACGTAAACTGTCTGCTCCATATTGCTCGCAAATAGCATCTGGACTAACAACATTATACTTGGATTTAGACATCTTTTCGACTTCGCGACCGACTTTATAAACACCATCCTCTAAAATGAATTCAGCATCTTTATAATCTGCTCCAAATTCGGCATCATTCTTTAAATCCTCTATATTTAATTCATCTGAAGCATTTACGTATTGTACTTTTACGTGAATTAGTGCAATCTGTATTTCAAATATTTCAATATCAGACAGTATTGATAAATCTTTTTTTAAGTGAATTTTAAGTTCTTCTAATAATGGATTATTATCATTTTTATGAACTCGTTTATAACTTGAGCCATTTTTTAGACTTTCAATCATTGTAAAAGGTACATAAACATTAGATCCCATTTCGAATTGCAATGTGCTTTTGTGATATGTCCCTGTATAATGTAGCCTATAAACAAAAGCACTAGTCCCAAGAATCATTCCTTGATTAATCAACTTTTTGAAAGGCTCATCTACTCCAACAAATTCTCTATCTTTTAAAAACTTAGTCCAAAAACGAGAGTATAATAAATGTCCTGTGGCATGCTCACTACCACCAATATATAAATCTACATTTTCCCAATAGTTAAGGGCATCTTGACTAGCAAAGTCCTCGCCTCTTTTGGCTTTTTCTTCCATATAACTAAAGAAATACCAAGAGCTTCCTGCCCAACCCGGCATGGTATTTAGTTCTAAAGGGTAAATCCCGTTATCCTCACCTTCGACTGCACTCAGGTTGTCATTTGACACCACTGTATTGGTATTAGTATCCCAAGCCCAAACCTCTGCACGACCTAATGGTGGCTCTCCAGTTTCGGTTGGTAAATATTTTTCTACTTCAGGTAATGTAATTGGTAAATGTGCTTTATCAATCATTTGTGGCATTCCGTTGACGTAGTATACAGGAAAAGGTTCTCCCCAATACCGTTGTCTAGAAAATACAGCATCACGTAATCTGTAATTTGTTTTCCCTTCACCTTGCCCCATTTGCTCCAAATCGTAAATAGCACGTTTTGATGCTTTTTTATAGCTCATCCCGTTAAGGAAATCACTGTTTGCGATAACCACATTATCTTTAGACGCAAATGCTTCTTTAGATATAACAGCGTCTTCAAACACATTCGGAATCGCGATATCAAAATGCTTAGCAAAATCGTAATCACGTTGATCACCACAAGGGACGGACATTACTGCTCCTGTACCGTAACCTGCTAAAACATAATCTCCAATCCAAATTGGAATTGGCTCTTTACTAAAAGGGTGCTCTGCATAAGCCCCTGTAAATGCACCAGAAATGGTTTTTACATCTGCCATACGATCCCGTTCGCTTCGTTTTGCAGTTGCTAAAATATAAGCATCAACCTCTGCTTTTTGTTCTGGTGTAGTTATGGTTTGCACTAACTCATGCTCTGGAGCCAGTGTCATAAAACTTACTCCGAAAATGGTGTCAGGTCTTGTTGTGAATACATCAATTTTTAGAGGATGGGATTCCGAAACTAGTTCGGAATGACGTTGCGGTGCGTCATGCTGAACTTGTTTCAGCATCTCACTAGTCATTTTAACATTAAAAGTCACGGATGCTCCAACAGATTTCCCAATCCAATTACGTTGACTTTCTTTAAGTGAATCTGTCCAATCTATAGTGTCTAATCCTTGTAGCAAACGTTCTGCGTAAGCAGAAATACGCATACTCCATTGCGTCATTTTTTTTCGCATTACAGGGTGACCACCACGTTCTGACACACCATTAACTATTTCGTCATTTGCTAAAACGGTTCCTAAAGCAGGACACCAGTTGACTTCCGTTTCAGCTAAATACGTTAGTCTATATTGTAATAGTATTTCTTGTTGTTTTTTAGAATCAAAAGCATTCCATTGCTCCGCAGTAAACACCTCGATATTATCATCACAAACGGCATTAACGTTAGCATTTCCTTCAGTAGAAAATTGAGCAACTAATGTAGAAATGTCTTCCGCCTTATTAGAATCGTTATTATACCAAGATTCAAATAATTGAATAAAAATCCACTGTGTCCATTTGTAATACTCAGGTGTTGATGTACGCACCTCACGACTCCAGTCAAAACTAAAACCAATTTGATCTAATTGTCTTCTGTATGTTTTTATATTCGTTTCTGTTGTAATTGCAGGATGTTGACCCGTTTGGATCGCATATTGTTCTGCAGGCAAACCAAAACTATCATACCCTTGCGGATGCAATACATTAAAACCTTTATGACGTTTGTAACGGGCATAAATATCACTAGCAATATAACCTAATGGATGTCCCACGTGTAATCCCGCTCCAGAAGGATAAGGAAACATGTCCAAAACATAATATTTTGGTTTGTCGCTATTATTTGAGGCTTTGAACGTTTGGTTTTCTGCCCAATATTTTTGCCATTTGGCTTCGATGTCGTTAAAATGGTATTGCATTTTTGTGTTTTTCCGCTTAATTAAGCAACAAATTTAAACTTATTATAAGACTATTAAAAGTTTGACGTTGTAATTATAGATTATATGAATAGGTTTCGTTTTTCTTTTGTATTTTTACATTATAAACTAACATCAATTTATGAGCTCTTCTTTTGAAAGATATCAAAAACGTAGATTAATTTCGTCTTACTTTTCTGTAGTACTAAGTATTGCTTTAGTCTTATTTTTACTAGGTATACTAGGCCTTTTAGTACTAAACGCTAAAAAGGTTGCAGACTTGTTTAAAGAACAGGTGACGGTTACTATCTATTTAAAAGATAATGCCAAAGAGGTCGAAGTTAAGCAGCTAGAAAAAAGCTTAGCCTTGGCAGATTACGTAAAATCGACTGTTTATATCTCTAAAGAGCAAGCTGCCGAGTCTATGAAAGCAGAAAACGGCGAAGATTTTATGGCTTTTTTAGGTTTTAATCCTTTACAGAATAATATTGATGTTAACCTAAAAGCAGACTTTGTAACTGCTGAAAAATTAGAAGAATTAGCAGAAACGGCTCTAGAAAAAGGTTTTGTTGACGAGGTTAGGTACGACAAAGACTTGGTCACCTTAATGAATAGTCGCGTTAAGAAAATAAGCTTCTGGGTTTTATTACTAAGTGCCATTTTTACTTTAATCGCAGTGTTACTTATTAATAGTTCCATTAGATTATCTGTTTATGCTAAACGATTTACTATTAAAACCATGCAAATGGTGGGTGCAACCAAACGCTTTATACGCCGCCCTTTTGTTTGGAAAAGCATTAAACTTGGCGTTTTAGGTGCAATTATAGCCTTAATAGGTTTAGGGTTTATTGTATTTTACGTCGACAAAGCTTTTCCTGAATTAAACTTACGCCAAAGCCCAATATTAATTGGAGGTTTATTTTTAATAATTTTCTTCTTAGGTATTATTATCACCTGGATAAGCACTCATTTTGCCACACAGCGTTTTTTAAATCTAAAAACAGACCAACTGTACTAATTTAACACTGTTTAACTAAATCATTAACACTACTTTACACTGAACCACATTATATTTACATAACCAATAAAACAATTCGCTATTGACCAATTAATACTCTAACTGATTATTTAATCTAAAACTAACGATTATGAGACGAATCACATTTGTATTTATAGGTATGGTCGCTATTGTTGCTTATATAGCAACATCTACACCTAAATTTGAAACTAAAATTGCACAAGTAGAAACCGCAATTGTAAAAAAACAACATGTTAAGTTTATTAGCGATTAACTTAAAAAGTTTAAATTTGTAATGAATTAACACCGACACAACATTGAGACAAAAAACTGAAAACAATAAACTTATTGTAAGCCAACAACCAATATTTGGAAAGCATAATTATAAATTTATGTTTATTGGCCTAGCTATTATTGCTTTAGGCTTTATTTTAATGTCTGGAGGAGGTAGCGATGATCCTAACGTGTTTAGTGATGCTATTTTTAGCTGGAGACGTATACGTCTTGCACCTGCTTTAGTTATCATTGGATTTGGTGTACAAGTATATGCTATACTGTCAAGACCTAAATCAGACTAAACATTTCCGACTTAGTCTTAACTGAGTTTCATTATTAAATTTCAACGTCAAACCACCAATTGGTCATAGTATTTTAATACTTTTGTCCAATGGATATTATCGACTCAATTATATTAGGTATTGTACAGGGATTAACCGAGTTTCTTCCCGTATCTTCAAGTGGTCACTTAGAATTAGGTAAAGCTATTTTAGGTGATAATAGTATACCTGAAGAAAGCCTTTTGTTTACAGTAGTACTTCACTTTGCAACTGCACTAAGTACCATTGTTATTTTTAGAAAAGACATTTTAGAAATACTAAAAGGGTTATTTTCTTTTAAATGGAATGAAGATACCAAATTTGTTACCAAAATTATAATCTCAATGCTTCCTGCAGTTTTAGTAGGTTTGTTTTTTGAAGAACAATTAGAACAACTATTTGGAGGTAGCATCCTATTAGTAGGTTGCATGTTATTAGTTACAGCTGTCCTTTTATATTTTGCTGACAAAGCTAAGAATACAACAAAAAATGTCTCTTTTAAAAATGCTTTTATAATTGGGATTTCTCAAGCCATCGCCATGCTACCAGGTATTTCTAGAAGCGGCGCGACTATATCAACCTCTGTGTTACTAGGAAACGATAAAACTAAAGCGGCGCGTTTTTCTTTCTTAATGGTTGTTCCTTTAATTTTCGGAAAAATAGCTAAAGATATTTTAGGTGGCGATCTCAACTTTGAAAGTCAAAACATCACTGCAATGTCCGCAGGTTTTATTGCTGCTTTTGTTGCTGGTTTATTTGCTTGCACTTGGATGATTAGCTTGGTTAAGAAAAGCAAACTGTCTTATTTTGCTATTTACTGTGCCATTGTTGGAGTAATTGCTATCACTT is drawn from Psychroserpens sp. NJDZ02 and contains these coding sequences:
- a CDS encoding DUF6370 family protein — encoded protein: MKNISLVFALFLCLACNKKEEVKVVEISCGQCQFGLTSEDGCSLAVRFDDKAYFVDGADIDDFGDAHAEGTGFCEVIRKAEVTGVVMDNRFKANNVKMLD
- a CDS encoding leucine--tRNA ligase, with protein sequence MQYHFNDIEAKWQKYWAENQTFKASNNSDKPKYYVLDMFPYPSGAGLHVGHPLGYIASDIYARYKRHKGFNVLHPQGYDSFGLPAEQYAIQTGQHPAITTETNIKTYRRQLDQIGFSFDWSREVRTSTPEYYKWTQWIFIQLFESWYNNDSNKAEDISTLVAQFSTEGNANVNAVCDDNIEVFTAEQWNAFDSKKQQEILLQYRLTYLAETEVNWCPALGTVLANDEIVNGVSERGGHPVMRKKMTQWSMRISAYAERLLQGLDTIDWTDSLKESQRNWIGKSVGASVTFNVKMTSEMLKQVQHDAPQRHSELVSESHPLKIDVFTTRPDTIFGVSFMTLAPEHELVQTITTPEQKAEVDAYILATAKRSERDRMADVKTISGAFTGAYAEHPFSKEPIPIWIGDYVLAGYGTGAVMSVPCGDQRDYDFAKHFDIAIPNVFEDAVISKEAFASKDNVVIANSDFLNGMSYKKASKRAIYDLEQMGQGEGKTNYRLRDAVFSRQRYWGEPFPVYYVNGMPQMIDKAHLPITLPEVEKYLPTETGEPPLGRAEVWAWDTNTNTVVSNDNLSAVEGEDNGIYPLELNTMPGWAGSSWYFFSYMEEKAKRGEDFASQDALNYWENVDLYIGGSEHATGHLLYSRFWTKFLKDREFVGVDEPFKKLINQGMILGTSAFVYRLHYTGTYHKSTLQFEMGSNVYVPFTMIESLKNGSSYKRVHKNDNNPLLEELKIHLKKDLSILSDIEIFEIQIALIHVKVQYVNASDELNIEDLKNDAEFGADYKDAEFILEDGVYKVGREVEKMSKSKYNVVSPDAICEQYGADSLRLYEMFLGPLEQAKPWNTAGITGVHGFLKKLWKLYIGETGLIVNDAAPTKDNLKTLHKTIKKVQEDIENFSFNTSVSTFMIAVNELTAQKCTSKEVLEPLLVLLSPYAPHITEELYSQLGNQDSIATAPFPIFEASHLVESSKNYPISFNGKMRFTLELPMDMSKDEIEKAVMANEKTIAQLDGRTPKKIIVVPGKIVNIVG
- a CDS encoding cell division protein FtsX — protein: MSSSFERYQKRRLISSYFSVVLSIALVLFLLGILGLLVLNAKKVADLFKEQVTVTIYLKDNAKEVEVKQLEKSLALADYVKSTVYISKEQAAESMKAENGEDFMAFLGFNPLQNNIDVNLKADFVTAEKLEELAETALEKGFVDEVRYDKDLVTLMNSRVKKISFWVLLLSAIFTLIAVLLINSSIRLSVYAKRFTIKTMQMVGATKRFIRRPFVWKSIKLGVLGAIIALIGLGFIVFYVDKAFPELNLRQSPILIGGLFLIIFFLGIIITWISTHFATQRFLNLKTDQLY
- a CDS encoding DUF3098 domain-containing protein codes for the protein MRQKTENNKLIVSQQPIFGKHNYKFMFIGLAIIALGFILMSGGGSDDPNVFSDAIFSWRRIRLAPALVIIGFGVQVYAILSRPKSD
- a CDS encoding undecaprenyl-diphosphate phosphatase, whose translation is MDIIDSIILGIVQGLTEFLPVSSSGHLELGKAILGDNSIPEESLLFTVVLHFATALSTIVIFRKDILEILKGLFSFKWNEDTKFVTKIIISMLPAVLVGLFFEEQLEQLFGGSILLVGCMLLVTAVLLYFADKAKNTTKNVSFKNAFIIGISQAIAMLPGISRSGATISTSVLLGNDKTKAARFSFLMVVPLIFGKIAKDILGGDLNFESQNITAMSAGFIAAFVAGLFACTWMISLVKKSKLSYFAIYCAIVGVIAITFSFLN